From the genome of Mycobacterium dioxanotrophicus, one region includes:
- a CDS encoding TetR/AcrR family transcriptional regulator — protein sequence MTTTRTADFVRRLARPDPAVLTLVREPDAISTRILAAALEQAELVGIRRTTMEDVARRSGVGRATLYRRFPTKDALIDALVLAEARRYLEGSDRARAQAESLEDRMVFDTVFTVTFLREHALLKKLLRTEPETILPSLTVDAGAIIDFATEHSAAQLRTDLYGTAETTEAQERHLRTVAELHTRLTLSFIVTPHSSIKLTTLEDTREYVRTYLLPMVTAAERD from the coding sequence GTGACAACGACGCGAACAGCCGACTTCGTGCGACGGCTCGCCCGGCCCGACCCCGCGGTGCTGACCCTGGTCCGCGAACCGGACGCGATCAGCACCCGCATCCTGGCTGCAGCGCTGGAACAGGCTGAGCTGGTGGGCATCCGGCGCACCACCATGGAAGACGTGGCACGCCGCAGCGGTGTTGGCCGCGCGACACTGTACCGACGCTTCCCCACCAAGGATGCGCTGATCGACGCCCTGGTACTCGCCGAGGCGCGCCGCTATCTCGAAGGCAGCGACAGAGCTCGTGCGCAGGCCGAGAGCTTGGAGGACCGCATGGTCTTCGACACTGTGTTCACCGTGACGTTCCTGCGTGAGCACGCTCTCCTCAAGAAGCTGTTGCGCACCGAGCCCGAGACCATCCTGCCGAGCCTGACCGTCGACGCCGGCGCCATCATCGATTTCGCCACCGAGCACTCCGCCGCCCAGCTACGCACCGACCTGTACGGGACGGCCGAGACCACCGAAGCCCAGGAACGCCACCTGCGCACCGTTGCCGAACTGCACACCCGACTCACGTTGTCCTTCATCGTCACGCCGCACTCCAGCATCAAACTCACCACGCTCGAAGACACGCGTGAGTACGTGCGGACTT
- a CDS encoding DUF1345 domain-containing protein, which produces MSGATRFWISLGTGLVVGAAAGAASGRWPVGLLTVVIVTAGLSVVWALTVLWPMDSDQTREHASDADVHGDVGDLVLVLILAASLTSIGILLASANDADKAKYAGMSLVAILTVWALLHTMYAARYARIYYQGEVRDIDFNSDAPPRYVDFYYFSFNLGMTYQVSDTDVTTSHLRGEVLKHCLFSYIYGTVIIACTINLVINLVG; this is translated from the coding sequence ATATCAGGAGCCACCAGGTTCTGGATCAGCCTGGGCACCGGCCTGGTCGTCGGGGCAGCGGCCGGCGCCGCGTCAGGGCGCTGGCCGGTCGGTCTGCTGACGGTCGTCATCGTCACGGCAGGGCTCAGCGTGGTGTGGGCGTTGACCGTGCTGTGGCCCATGGACTCCGACCAGACGCGTGAGCATGCCAGTGACGCCGACGTTCACGGCGATGTCGGGGATCTCGTGCTGGTGCTCATCCTCGCCGCGAGTCTGACCTCGATCGGCATCCTGCTGGCCTCCGCCAACGACGCCGACAAGGCCAAATATGCCGGTATGTCGCTGGTGGCGATCCTGACGGTGTGGGCGCTGTTGCACACGATGTACGCCGCGCGCTACGCCCGGATCTATTACCAGGGCGAGGTGCGGGACATCGACTTCAATTCCGATGCGCCACCACGCTATGTCGATTTCTACTACTTCTCGTTCAACCTCGGCATGACCTATCAGGTGTCCGATACCGATGTCACCACCTCGCATCTGCGTGGCGAGGTGCTCAAACACTGCTTGTTCAGCTATATCTACGGCACCGTGATCATCGCGTGCACCATCAATCTCGTGATCAATCTCGTCGGGTAG
- a CDS encoding cytochrome P450, protein MDIGLWARWVALHAVPRTFMRFQAVRGNPVAGLIANHGRGLDPYPLMEEIRARGPLIRTPFAWASADHSVCREILRDKRFGVTPPTGMELPAPLRALLARTDPGVANPVEPPAMVIVDPPDHTRYRQLVAQSFTPRAIDTLDTRVAEVTRELIDRLAASPEPDLIADFASALPVAMIAQILGLPEDTHARLLQWGHHGAPLLDIGIRWRTYRQAIDGLRGIDGYLTEHFRRVRTGVPDDNPFSRMAADNTLTERELTANAALLIGAGFETTVNLIGNGIVLLLQHPDQLQRLRDQPDLWPAAVEEILRIDSPVQMTARTARCDIDLAGQRIRAGDMVAVLLGGANRDPRVFPAPAVFDVTRRNARDHLAFASGIHACLGAALARIEGTTALRALFESYPDLRLTERPKRRDLVNLHGFERLPAQLGCRRTEAVGLTG, encoded by the coding sequence ATGGACATCGGACTGTGGGCGCGATGGGTGGCACTGCACGCGGTGCCGAGGACGTTCATGAGATTTCAGGCGGTGCGGGGAAATCCCGTGGCCGGGCTGATCGCCAATCATGGGCGTGGCCTCGATCCATATCCGCTGATGGAGGAGATCCGGGCGCGCGGGCCGCTCATCCGCACGCCCTTCGCATGGGCCAGTGCCGACCACTCGGTGTGCCGAGAAATACTGCGGGACAAACGGTTCGGCGTCACGCCGCCGACGGGTATGGAGCTGCCCGCACCCCTGCGGGCACTGCTGGCGCGCACCGACCCCGGGGTCGCGAACCCGGTCGAGCCGCCTGCGATGGTGATCGTCGATCCGCCCGACCACACGCGTTACCGCCAACTGGTCGCGCAGAGCTTCACGCCGCGGGCCATCGACACCCTCGACACCCGCGTGGCCGAGGTGACGCGCGAGCTGATCGACCGACTCGCCGCCAGCCCGGAGCCGGACCTGATCGCCGACTTCGCCTCGGCGCTACCCGTCGCGATGATCGCTCAGATCCTCGGCCTGCCCGAGGACACCCATGCGCGGCTGTTGCAGTGGGGGCACCACGGAGCGCCGTTGCTGGACATCGGGATTCGCTGGCGGACCTATCGCCAGGCCATCGACGGGCTACGCGGCATCGACGGCTATCTCACCGAGCACTTCCGTCGGGTGCGGACCGGTGTCCCCGACGACAACCCGTTCAGCCGCATGGCGGCCGACAACACCCTCACCGAACGCGAACTCACCGCCAACGCAGCACTTCTCATCGGCGCCGGGTTCGAGACCACGGTGAATCTCATCGGCAACGGCATCGTCCTGCTGCTGCAGCACCCCGATCAGCTGCAGCGACTGCGTGACCAACCCGATCTGTGGCCCGCAGCGGTAGAGGAGATCCTCCGCATCGACAGCCCGGTCCAGATGACCGCCCGCACCGCGCGATGCGACATCGACCTTGCAGGACAACGCATTCGGGCCGGTGACATGGTCGCGGTGTTGCTCGGTGGCGCGAACCGCGATCCGAGGGTGTTCCCCGCTCCGGCGGTCTTCGACGTCACTCGACGCAATGCCCGCGACCACCTCGCGTTCGCCTCGGGTATCCACGCGTGCCTGGGCGCCGCCCTGGCCCGCATCGAAGGCACCACGGCGTTGCGCGCGCTGTTCGAGTCCTATCCCGATCTACGGCTGACCGAGCGCCCGAAGCGGCGAGATCTGGTCAACCTCCACGGATTCGAGCGGCTGCCCGCCCAATTGGGCTGCAGGCGAACGGAGGCCGTCGGGTTGACGGGGTGA
- a CDS encoding acyl-CoA dehydrogenase family protein, translating into MPMFDMSERAQQYQTQLLDFIDSQVYPAEAVYDEQMRAAGDPHFHPPVLEELKAEARRRGLWNLFHPHPEWGPGLSNLEYAPLAEIMGRSHLASEACNCSAPDTGNMEVLTLFGTDEHKERYLKPLLDGTIRSAFAMTEPQVASSDATNVEMSMVRDGDDYVLNGRKWFASNGMHRNCKVLIVMGKTDPSAAVHRQQSMMVVPIDAPGITVIRNLPVFGYQDREGHAEIVFNDVRVPASDVLKGEGEGFAISQARLGPGRIHHCMRSIGMAERALELMCRRAQSRVTFGKPLSENANIQDWIAEARIDIEMIRLLTLKAAYLMDTVGNKAARTEIAAIKVAAPNIALKIIDRAIQVHGGGGVTDDFPLAMAWAHLRTLRLADGPDEVHKRAIAKQELRKYRNEASA; encoded by the coding sequence ATGCCTATGTTCGATATGTCCGAGCGCGCGCAGCAGTACCAAACCCAGTTGCTCGACTTCATAGATTCGCAGGTCTATCCCGCCGAAGCGGTCTACGACGAGCAGATGCGGGCGGCGGGTGATCCACACTTTCATCCGCCGGTGTTGGAGGAGCTCAAGGCCGAGGCGCGACGGCGGGGGTTGTGGAACCTGTTTCATCCTCATCCGGAGTGGGGGCCGGGTCTGTCCAATCTGGAGTACGCGCCGCTGGCCGAGATCATGGGCCGCAGCCACCTCGCCTCCGAAGCGTGTAACTGCAGTGCGCCGGACACCGGCAACATGGAAGTGCTCACGTTGTTCGGCACCGACGAGCACAAGGAGCGTTACCTCAAGCCGTTGCTCGATGGCACCATCCGGTCGGCATTCGCGATGACCGAGCCGCAGGTGGCCAGCTCGGATGCCACCAATGTCGAGATGTCCATGGTCCGCGACGGGGACGACTATGTGCTGAACGGTCGAAAGTGGTTTGCCTCCAACGGGATGCACCGCAATTGCAAGGTGCTGATCGTGATGGGCAAGACCGATCCGAGCGCTGCGGTGCATCGCCAGCAGTCGATGATGGTGGTGCCCATCGACGCGCCGGGCATCACCGTGATCCGGAACCTGCCGGTCTTCGGCTACCAGGACCGTGAGGGGCACGCCGAGATCGTGTTCAACGACGTTCGGGTGCCCGCCTCCGATGTGCTCAAAGGTGAAGGGGAGGGCTTCGCCATCAGCCAAGCCCGTCTCGGACCGGGCCGGATCCACCACTGCATGCGGTCCATCGGTATGGCCGAGCGTGCGCTGGAATTGATGTGCAGGCGCGCGCAGTCGCGGGTCACGTTCGGCAAGCCGCTCAGTGAGAACGCCAACATTCAGGACTGGATCGCCGAGGCACGCATCGACATCGAGATGATCCGGCTGCTCACGCTCAAGGCGGCCTACCTGATGGACACCGTCGGTAACAAGGCTGCCCGCACGGAGATCGCGGCGATCAAGGTGGCCGCGCCCAACATCGCGTTGAAGATCATCGACCGGGCCATCCAGGTGCACGGTGGCGGTGGGGTCACCGACGACTTCCCGCTGGCGATGGCCTGGGCTCATCTGCGGACGCTGCGACTGGCCGACGGTCCCGACGAGGTGCACAAGCGGGCCATCGCCAAACAGGAACTGCGCAAGTACCGGAATGAGGCATCGGCATGA
- a CDS encoding phosphotransferase family protein, giving the protein MVEGSEAVDVAAVQQWLSTLGVEYVPPLRFGRIGLGQSNLTYRVTDDAGHSWVLRRPPLGHLLASAHDVEREARIISALADTDVPAPRILGVTTVSEVPLVLMEFVDGLVVDTMEVAGALTPQQRRRIALSLPRALAKIHAVDLNRTGLVDLASHKPYAQRQLKRWAGQWELSKTRDLPELDRLTRRLAAAAPEQREISLVHGDFHLRNLITAEDSGEVVAVLDWELSTLGDPLADMGSLLTYWPEPGESTGGDFAPSTLEGFPDRAEMAQLYLAETGRDPAALHYWHVLGLWKLAIIAEGVMRRALDEPQNKAAAGTPTVARIDALVEKACELADEAGISR; this is encoded by the coding sequence ATGGTTGAGGGGAGCGAGGCGGTGGACGTCGCGGCCGTGCAACAGTGGCTCAGCACCCTCGGCGTGGAATACGTACCGCCGCTGCGGTTTGGGCGGATCGGCCTGGGGCAGTCGAACCTCACCTACCGCGTCACCGACGACGCCGGGCACTCCTGGGTGCTGCGCCGCCCGCCCCTGGGGCATCTGCTGGCCTCCGCCCACGACGTCGAGCGGGAGGCGAGGATCATCTCGGCATTGGCGGACACCGATGTACCCGCACCCCGAATCCTCGGTGTGACCACGGTTTCCGAGGTGCCACTGGTGTTGATGGAGTTCGTCGACGGACTCGTCGTCGACACCATGGAGGTTGCCGGTGCACTGACCCCGCAGCAGCGCCGGCGGATCGCGCTGTCACTACCGCGCGCCCTGGCCAAGATTCACGCCGTTGATCTCAACCGGACCGGGCTCGTGGATCTCGCCAGCCACAAGCCGTACGCGCAGCGTCAGCTCAAGCGGTGGGCCGGGCAGTGGGAGCTCTCCAAGACCCGCGACCTGCCCGAACTGGACCGGCTCACGCGTCGTCTGGCCGCCGCGGCGCCCGAACAGCGCGAGATCAGCCTCGTGCATGGTGACTTTCACCTGCGTAACCTGATCACCGCCGAGGATTCCGGCGAGGTGGTGGCGGTGCTGGACTGGGAGCTCTCCACGCTGGGTGATCCGCTCGCCGACATGGGCAGCCTGCTCACCTACTGGCCCGAGCCCGGTGAGAGCACCGGCGGGGACTTCGCGCCGTCCACCCTGGAGGGGTTTCCCGATCGCGCCGAGATGGCCCAGCTCTATCTAGCCGAAACGGGCCGTGACCCGGCCGCGCTGCACTACTGGCACGTGCTCGGGCTGTGGAAGCTGGCCATCATCGCCGAGGGCGTCATGCGCCGGGCCCTGGACGAACCGCAGAACAAGGCCGCCGCAGGCACACCGACCGTTGCCCGGATCGATGCGCTGGTCGAGAAAGCCTGCGAACTCGCCGATGAAGCCGGCATTTCCCGATGA
- a CDS encoding taurine ABC transporter substrate-binding protein: MRIGRLAALAVATALTLAGCAVDHSGQDAAKPTIRVGYQSFPSGDLVVKNNKWLEQALPGYNIKWTKFDSGADVNTAFIAKELDFGSIGSSPVARGLSAPLNIPYKVAFVLDVAGDNEALVARNGTGINTIADLRGKRVATPYASTAHYSLLAALAQNGLSPNDVQLIDLQPQAILAAWDRGDIAAAYTWLPTLDQLRKTGKDLITSRQLAKDGKPTLDLSAVSDEFAAAHPDVVDVWRQQEARALNLIKDDPGAAAKAIAAEVGLSPDDVAGQLKQGVYLTPEQVASPEWLGTEGKPGNVAVNLQSASQFLADQKQIPAPSPLAAFQGAIYTKGLPGVLTKQQ; encoded by the coding sequence ATGAGAATCGGCAGACTTGCCGCACTGGCCGTGGCGACAGCGCTCACCCTGGCCGGCTGCGCCGTCGACCACTCCGGCCAGGACGCCGCGAAACCGACCATTCGTGTTGGGTACCAGTCGTTCCCGAGCGGTGACCTGGTCGTCAAGAACAACAAGTGGCTGGAACAGGCGCTGCCCGGCTACAACATCAAGTGGACGAAATTCGATTCCGGAGCCGACGTCAACACCGCGTTCATCGCCAAGGAACTCGACTTCGGCTCCATCGGTTCGAGTCCGGTGGCGCGCGGACTGTCGGCGCCGTTGAACATCCCGTACAAAGTGGCATTCGTTCTCGACGTCGCGGGCGACAACGAGGCGCTGGTGGCGCGTAACGGCACCGGCATCAACACGATCGCCGATCTGCGGGGCAAGCGCGTCGCCACCCCGTACGCATCCACCGCGCACTACAGTCTGCTCGCCGCGCTGGCTCAGAACGGCTTGTCGCCCAACGACGTTCAGCTGATCGATCTGCAGCCCCAGGCCATTCTGGCGGCCTGGGACCGCGGTGACATCGCCGCCGCCTACACGTGGCTGCCCACGCTGGATCAGTTGCGCAAGACCGGCAAGGACCTGATCACCAGCCGTCAGCTGGCCAAGGACGGCAAGCCGACGCTGGACCTCTCCGCGGTGTCCGACGAGTTCGCGGCCGCGCATCCCGACGTGGTCGACGTGTGGCGGCAGCAGGAAGCCCGCGCGCTCAACCTCATCAAGGACGATCCGGGTGCCGCCGCCAAGGCCATCGCCGCCGAGGTGGGGCTGAGCCCTGACGACGTCGCGGGGCAGCTCAAACAGGGCGTGTATCTGACGCCCGAGCAGGTCGCGTCGCCGGAATGGCTTGGTACCGAAGGAAAGCCGGGCAACGTCGCGGTGAACCTGCAGAGCGCCTCGCAGTTCCTGGCTGACCAGAAACAGATCCCGGCGCCTTCGCCGTTGGCGGCATTCCAGGGCGCCATCTACACGAAAGGACTCCCCGGTGTCCTCACCAAACAGCAATGA
- a CDS encoding ABC transporter permease — protein sequence MSPAESAAGAPTIVAPPSPWRARLTKLALPLASVVVFLAVWQVVAWAGIWNQTFVPYPSTVWRAFIDVSTTHDGTRGYAGYLLIEHLYMTLRRVLAGVVIGVGVGVALGLVMGSVGWLRSVLEPWLTFLRALPPLAYFFLLVIWLGIDEAPKITLLALAALPPAAVATTAAVLAAPVGLQEAARALGASRAQVIRDVVVPAALPETFTGIRLAVGMAYSSVVAAELFNGIPGIGGLVKDASNYNNTPVVLVGIFAIGISGLVIDGALRAAERRAVPWRGKI from the coding sequence ATTTCCCCAGCCGAGTCCGCCGCCGGCGCACCAACCATCGTTGCCCCGCCGTCACCGTGGCGGGCCCGGTTGACCAAGCTCGCCCTGCCGTTGGCGTCGGTGGTGGTGTTCCTCGCCGTATGGCAGGTGGTGGCCTGGGCGGGCATCTGGAATCAGACGTTCGTGCCGTACCCGAGCACGGTGTGGCGGGCGTTCATCGATGTCTCCACCACGCATGACGGCACCCGTGGTTACGCGGGATACCTGCTGATCGAGCACCTGTACATGACGCTGCGCCGGGTGTTGGCCGGTGTGGTGATCGGTGTGGGTGTCGGCGTCGCGCTGGGCCTGGTGATGGGTTCGGTGGGCTGGCTGCGCAGCGTGCTCGAACCATGGCTGACCTTCCTACGCGCGTTGCCGCCACTGGCCTACTTCTTCCTGCTCGTCATCTGGTTGGGCATCGACGAGGCACCGAAGATCACCTTGCTGGCACTCGCCGCCCTACCGCCCGCGGCCGTGGCCACCACCGCTGCCGTGCTCGCCGCCCCGGTCGGGCTGCAGGAGGCCGCCCGCGCTCTGGGGGCGTCGCGGGCCCAGGTGATCCGTGACGTCGTGGTGCCTGCCGCACTGCCCGAGACATTCACCGGCATCCGGCTGGCCGTCGGTATGGCCTACTCGTCGGTGGTCGCCGCCGAGTTGTTCAACGGCATCCCCGGTATCGGCGGATTGGTCAAGGACGCAAGCAATTACAACAACACACCGGTGGTTCTCGTCGGCATCTTCGCCATCGGGATCTCGGGCCTGGTGATCGACGGAGCGCTGCGTGCCGCCGAGCGGCGGGCGGTCCCCTGGAGAGGAAAGATATGA
- a CDS encoding SDR family oxidoreductase produces MSGLDLTGRTAIITGASRGIGLAAAQAIAAAGGNVVVTSRRQDSADAAAAEVGANAVGVAAHAVDEQAAQRCVDLTLDRFGSIDILVNNAGTNPSFGPLIDQDHARFVKTFEVNLWAPILWTSLVTRAWMGEHGGAVVNTASIGGMGFEPNLGLYNASKAALIHLTGQLALELSPTVRVNAVAPGVVRTKLAQALWKEYEGQLNLMTALGRIGEPEDVGAAIAFLVSDAASWVTGETFVIDGGQRLGDAAPFRRQGNHG; encoded by the coding sequence ATGAGCGGACTCGATCTCACTGGACGCACCGCGATCATCACCGGCGCCTCTCGCGGTATCGGTCTGGCTGCGGCACAGGCGATTGCGGCAGCCGGTGGCAACGTCGTGGTGACGTCGCGGCGTCAGGATTCCGCCGATGCTGCGGCGGCGGAAGTGGGCGCCAATGCTGTGGGCGTCGCGGCTCATGCCGTCGACGAGCAGGCCGCGCAGCGGTGCGTCGATCTGACCCTGGACCGATTCGGCAGCATCGACATCCTGGTCAACAACGCCGGCACCAATCCGTCCTTCGGTCCGCTGATCGACCAGGACCATGCCCGGTTCGTCAAGACCTTCGAGGTCAACCTGTGGGCACCGATCCTGTGGACCTCGCTGGTCACTCGAGCGTGGATGGGTGAGCATGGTGGTGCGGTGGTCAATACGGCGTCGATCGGCGGTATGGGATTCGAGCCGAACCTGGGTCTGTACAACGCGTCGAAGGCGGCGCTGATTCACCTCACCGGGCAGCTCGCGCTGGAGCTTTCGCCCACGGTGCGGGTCAACGCGGTGGCCCCGGGCGTGGTGCGCACCAAGCTGGCCCAAGCGCTGTGGAAAGAGTATGAGGGCCAGTTGAATCTGATGACGGCACTGGGACGCATCGGTGAACCGGAGGATGTCGGTGCAGCGATTGCGTTTCTGGTGTCCGATGCGGCGAGTTGGGTGACCGGGGAGACGTTCGTCATCGACGGTGGTCAGCGCCTCGGTGACGCCGCGCCGTTCCGGCGGCAGGGCAACCATGGTTGA